The Gemmatimonas sp. region TCGCGGCGGGCGTCGTCCGCCTCGCGCTCGGCTCCGAAACCGGTGGCTCCGTACGCCAACCGGCGGCGTTTTGCGGCATCGTCGGCGTGAAGCCCACGTACGGTCGCGTCAGTCGTTTCGGACTCGTCGCCTACGCGTCGTCACTCGATCACGTGGGCGTGTTCGCCCGGAACGTGTTCGACGCGGCACTCGGGGTGGAGATCATTGCCGGACACGATCCCTCCGATGCCACCTGTTCGGCGCGTCCGGTGCCCGCGTTACGGCAGTCAGCCGTTGTTGCCGACAGCGCCCAACCGCTGGCGGGTCTCGTGGTGGGTCGTCCGGTCGAGTACTTCACCGAGGCACTCGATCCCCGTATTCGCGCGCAGTGCGACGCGTCATTCGATCGCTTGCGGTCGCTCGGCGCCGAGGTGCGTGATGTGTCGTTGCCCCACACGTCGCTCGCGATTCCCGTGTACTACGTGCTCGCGCCGGCCGAAGCGTCCAGCAACCTCGCGCGCTACGACGGCGTTCGCTACGGAAAGCGTGCCGCGGCCGACGGTCTACGCGAGATGTACGAGCGCACGCGGTCCGGCGGTTTCGGCGCCGAAGTAACGCGTCGGATTCTGCTTGGCACGTACGTGCTCAGTGCGGGCTACTACGACGCCTACTATCGCCGCGCGCAGACGGTACGCACGCTCATCACGCAGGATTTCGAACGCGTCTTCGCCGAGGGGGTGCACGTGCTCTTCACACCCACCGCGCCAACCCC contains the following coding sequences:
- the gatA gene encoding Asp-tRNA(Asn)/Glu-tRNA(Gln) amidotransferase subunit GatA, encoding MNVESLKAHSVEAAWAQYDAVDAGPTGLNAFLSVDREGSLAAATSVATHAGNSDLAGVPVAIKDNLATLTLPTTCGSRILEGYVSPFEATAVRKLRDAGAIVIGKTNMDEFAMGSSTENSAYGPTKNPVDRSRVPGGSSGGSAAAVAAGVVRLALGSETGGSVRQPAAFCGIVGVKPTYGRVSRFGLVAYASSLDHVGVFARNVFDAALGVEIIAGHDPSDATCSARPVPALRQSAVVADSAQPLAGLVVGRPVEYFTEALDPRIRAQCDASFDRLRSLGAEVRDVSLPHTSLAIPVYYVLAPAEASSNLARYDGVRYGKRAAADGLREMYERTRSGGFGAEVTRRILLGTYVLSAGYYDAYYRRAQTVRTLITQDFERVFAEGVHVLFTPTAPTPAFRIGEVSDPYDMYLSDIYTVTANLAGIPAMSQPIGLVDGLPVGGQFMAARFDEATMFKAAAALEHTMAQGGGA